The Armatimonadota bacterium genome includes the window TCTGCATTTCGATCACGCCAGTGGGATCACACAGATCGAGAATGGCGTTGCAACCCCCAACTATCCCGGCGCGCGGCATTGGGTGAGCGCTGAGAACGTGCGAAACGCCCGAAGCCCCCACCCGCGCGAGCGGGCGAGCTACCTGATAGAGGACCTGCAGGTGCTGGAGCAGGTTGAGACGATCCATACCGAGGATGGCCAAGAGGTTCTGCCGGGCGTGAGCGTTCATCAAGTCCACGGGCACACCCGGGGGCTGCAATGGATCAAGGTTACGGATGGAACGAACACGGCGGTTTATCCGGCGGACCTGATGCCCACCTCGGCGCACGCGCCCATGATGTACGTGATGGGCTACGACATGTGCGCGCAGACCTGCATGGCGGAAAAGGATGCCTTCATCAGGCAAGCCGTCGGGGAGCGCTGGACCGTGGTCTTTGAACACGATCCCAAACTCGCCGCTGGGAAGCTGGGCTTCGACGAGCGGGGAAGGGCGTTCATTTCC containing:
- a CDS encoding MBL fold metallo-hydrolase; this encodes MRIGPYMLSVHNHGFFRLDGGAMFGSIPKNLWDLSAPADESNRILLATRSLILEGEGRKVMIDAGCGDRWSEKQRAIFALADEAYSPIPGVTDVLLTHLHFDHASGITQIENGVATPNYPGARHWVSAENVRNARSPHPRERASYLIEDLQVLEQVETIHTEDGQEVLPGVSVHQVHGHTRGLQWIKVTDGTNTAVYPADLMPTSAHAPMMYVMGYDMCAQTCMAEKDAFIRQAVGERWTVVFEHDPKLAAGKLGFDERGRAFISEPFEMPEA